In Colwellia sp. M166, a genomic segment contains:
- the trxB gene encoding thioredoxin-disulfide reductase: MSEARHCPLLILGSGPAGYTAAVYAARANLKPVMITGMQQGGQLTTTTEVENWPGDADDLTGPALMDRMQKHAEKFDTEIIFDHINDVDFSEKPYKLTGDSGTYTCDALIICTGASAQYLGLPSEEAFMGKGVSACATCDGFFYKNQKVAVVGGGNTAVEEALYLSNIASEVHLIHRRDTFRSEKILTKRLMDKVANGNIVLHLDRTLDEVLGDNMGVTGVRIKDMNSDATEEFDVMGVFIAIGHKPNTDIFKDQLAMKDGYLTIQSGTNGNATQTSVEGIYAAGDVADHIYRQAITSAGAGCMAALDAERYLDAKGSH, encoded by the coding sequence ATGAGCGAAGCAAGACATTGCCCGTTACTCATTTTAGGATCAGGCCCTGCAGGCTATACCGCAGCTGTGTATGCTGCACGAGCAAACTTAAAACCTGTCATGATCACAGGTATGCAACAAGGTGGTCAACTAACCACCACCACTGAAGTAGAAAACTGGCCTGGTGATGCCGACGACCTAACCGGTCCGGCATTAATGGATCGTATGCAAAAACATGCTGAAAAGTTTGATACTGAAATTATTTTTGATCATATTAATGACGTAGATTTTAGTGAAAAACCTTATAAATTAACTGGTGACTCTGGTACCTATACCTGTGACGCACTTATTATTTGTACTGGCGCTTCAGCACAATACTTAGGCCTACCTTCTGAAGAAGCTTTTATGGGTAAAGGTGTTTCTGCTTGTGCAACATGTGATGGATTTTTCTATAAAAATCAAAAAGTCGCTGTTGTAGGTGGTGGTAATACTGCGGTAGAAGAAGCTTTATATTTATCAAATATTGCCTCAGAAGTTCACTTAATACACCGTCGTGATACTTTCCGCTCAGAAAAGATTTTAACTAAGCGTTTAATGGACAAAGTGGCGAACGGTAATATTGTTTTACACTTAGACCGTACCTTAGATGAAGTGCTTGGCGATAATATGGGTGTTACCGGTGTACGCATTAAAGACATGAATTCTGATGCTACAGAAGAGTTTGATGTTATGGGTGTGTTTATCGCTATTGGCCACAAACCAAATACCGATATTTTCAAAGATCAATTAGCGATGAAAGATGGCTATTTAACCATTCAAAGTGGTACTAATGGCAATGCAACTCAAACCAGTGTAGAAGGTATTTATGCTGCCGGTGATGTTGCAGATCATATCTACCGTCAAGCTATCACATCAGCTGGTGCTGGTTGTATGGCTGCTTTAGATGCCGAGCGTTACCTCGACGCAAAAGGCAGTCACTAG
- the lrp gene encoding leucine-responsive transcriptional regulator Lrp, which translates to MSSATVKKIDRIDKNILVELQKNGRLSNIELSKRVGLSATPCLERVKRLENDNFITGYQAILNPHKLEAALLVIVEITLTKTSPDVFDDFSKAVHELDVIQECHLVSGDFDFLLKTRVADMAAYRELLGNTLLRLPAVSESRTYVVMEEVKSSNLLPIKR; encoded by the coding sequence ATGAGTTCTGCCACAGTTAAAAAAATCGATCGCATTGATAAAAATATTTTAGTTGAACTACAAAAAAATGGTCGTTTATCTAATATCGAACTTTCAAAGCGTGTTGGCTTAAGTGCAACGCCATGCTTAGAGAGAGTAAAACGCTTAGAAAATGACAATTTTATCACTGGTTATCAAGCCATTTTAAATCCACATAAATTAGAAGCTGCTTTGTTAGTTATTGTTGAAATTACCTTAACTAAAACCAGTCCTGATGTTTTTGATGATTTTTCTAAAGCGGTACATGAACTTGATGTTATCCAAGAGTGTCACTTAGTCTCAGGTGATTTTGATTTTCTGTTAAAAACCCGTGTTGCCGATATGGCTGCTTATCGTGAACTGCTTGGTAATACTTTGTTACGTCTGCCTGCGGTTAGTGAAAGTAGAACTTATGTGGTGATGGAAGAGGTTAAATCCTCTAATTTGTTACCAATAAAACGCTAA
- a CDS encoding DUF4158 domain-containing protein, translating into MITSPTTKRIQILTSSEINELYTLPNFSHTDREDYFSLDSETQKLVNELRRLETRVYFILLLGYFRSRPIIFNFSFE; encoded by the coding sequence ATCATCACTAGCCCAACCACTAAACGTATTCAAATACTTACATCGTCTGAAATAAACGAACTTTACACTCTTCCTAACTTTAGTCATACAGACAGAGAAGACTATTTTTCATTGGATAGTGAAACCCAAAAACTCGTTAATGAGCTAAGGCGATTAGAAACCCGAGTATATTTTATCCTGCTATTAGGCTACTTTAGATCACGCCCTATTATTTTTAACTTTTCATTTGAATGA
- the aat gene encoding leucyl/phenylalanyl-tRNA--protein transferase produces MTRAIPWLSSSSSTFPDLSTALVEPNGLLAFGDDLSPPRIIQAYQLGIFPWFSDGEPVMWWSPDPRAIINIAELKINKTLHKVLKRQTFTVTLNKSFKQVIELCADAPFRVEETWIVSPMLTAYKKLHQQGQAHSIEVWQNEELVGGLYGIAVNGYFSGESMFYKQSNASKVALVYLAELLKSIKVELIDCQMLNPFLASMGCIEVNREQFIAQQLAAKTIIPPADFWQPRLLTLP; encoded by the coding sequence ATGACACGAGCTATTCCTTGGTTATCTTCGAGTAGCTCGACTTTCCCCGATTTATCTACTGCATTAGTAGAGCCAAATGGTTTACTGGCTTTTGGTGATGATTTATCACCCCCACGAATAATTCAAGCCTATCAACTCGGTATATTCCCTTGGTTTAGCGATGGTGAACCTGTGATGTGGTGGAGCCCTGATCCACGCGCGATCATTAATATTGCCGAACTTAAAATTAATAAAACCTTACACAAAGTACTAAAACGTCAAACGTTTACCGTAACGTTAAATAAAAGCTTCAAACAAGTCATAGAATTGTGCGCTGATGCCCCCTTTCGTGTCGAAGAAACTTGGATTGTTAGTCCGATGCTAACCGCTTATAAAAAATTACATCAGCAAGGCCAAGCACACTCTATTGAGGTTTGGCAAAATGAAGAACTCGTTGGTGGACTGTACGGTATTGCGGTTAACGGCTATTTTTCTGGTGAGTCTATGTTCTATAAGCAGAGCAACGCATCAAAAGTCGCCTTGGTGTATCTAGCTGAATTACTGAAATCAATCAAGGTTGAACTGATTGATTGTCAAATGTTAAATCCTTTTTTAGCTTCCATGGGCTGTATTGAAGTAAATAGAGAACAATTTATTGCTCAACAATTAGCAGCAAAAACTATCATCCCGCCTGCAGACTTTTGGCAACCCCGATTGTTGACCCTACCATGA
- the ald gene encoding alanine dehydrogenase has translation MIIGVPKEIKNHEYRIGLTPAGVKELIVNGHDVIVENNGGAAIGFDNEQYITAGAKIIDSAAEIFASADMIIKVKEPQPNECKMLRPGQVLFTYLHLAPDPKQTELLVASGATCIAYETVTQHGGGLPLLAPMSEVAGRMSIQAGAHALEKAQGGLGALLGGVPGVAPAKVLIIGGGVVGTQAARMAVGMGADVTILDRSLPRLRQLDTEFDGRLKTVYSTADAMDQLIVEADLVIGAVLIPGAAAPKLVTAQHIKMMKKGAVVVDVAIDQGGCFETSKATTHQDPTYMVDDVVHYCVANMPGGVARTSTMALTNATMPFTVTLANKGAKQAMLDDVHLMAGLNVLGGKITYKPVADVLGYEYVTPEDAIATL, from the coding sequence ATGATTATTGGTGTACCTAAAGAAATAAAGAACCACGAATACCGAATTGGCTTAACTCCTGCTGGCGTTAAAGAATTAATTGTTAATGGCCATGACGTTATCGTTGAGAATAATGGCGGTGCAGCAATCGGCTTTGATAATGAACAATACATCACCGCCGGTGCAAAAATTATTGATTCAGCAGCAGAGATTTTTGCTAGCGCTGATATGATCATCAAAGTAAAAGAGCCACAACCCAACGAGTGCAAAATGCTTCGTCCAGGCCAAGTGCTATTTACTTACTTACATTTAGCTCCAGATCCAAAGCAAACTGAATTACTTGTTGCTTCTGGCGCTACCTGTATTGCTTATGAAACTGTTACTCAACATGGCGGTGGTTTACCATTATTAGCACCTATGTCTGAAGTTGCAGGTCGTATGTCTATTCAAGCGGGTGCGCATGCATTAGAGAAAGCACAAGGCGGCTTAGGTGCATTGTTAGGTGGCGTACCGGGCGTTGCGCCAGCTAAAGTGCTTATTATCGGTGGTGGTGTAGTTGGCACTCAAGCAGCACGTATGGCTGTTGGTATGGGTGCAGATGTAACTATTTTAGATCGCTCTTTACCTCGTCTTCGTCAATTAGACACCGAGTTTGATGGTCGTTTAAAAACGGTTTACTCAACAGCCGATGCAATGGATCAATTGATTGTTGAAGCAGATTTAGTGATCGGTGCAGTATTAATACCAGGTGCAGCAGCACCTAAATTAGTCACAGCACAGCATATTAAAATGATGAAGAAAGGTGCGGTAGTCGTCGATGTTGCCATTGATCAAGGTGGTTGTTTTGAAACTTCTAAAGCAACAACACATCAAGATCCAACTTATATGGTTGATGATGTTGTTCATTACTGTGTGGCAAATATGCCAGGTGGTGTTGCAAGAACATCAACAATGGCATTAACTAATGCTACTATGCCATTTACTGTTACTTTAGCTAACAAAGGTGCTAAGCAAGCCATGCTTGATGATGTACATTTAATGGCAGGCTTAAACGTTTTAGGTGGCAAAATTACTTATAAGCCGGTTGCAGATGTATTAGGTTATGAGTATGTTACACCAGAAGATGCGATTGCAACGCTATAA